Proteins encoded by one window of Dreissena polymorpha isolate Duluth1 chromosome 11, UMN_Dpol_1.0, whole genome shotgun sequence:
- the LOC127850131 gene encoding uncharacterized protein LOC127850131 isoform X5, with translation MTRLGYGEEIRRWRVEKYRGLDRLRNKRSTDVISITAGSKAEGLTGYFESDKDTLYILKHVLCVEAGTNLDTIPDDIDVFRMDTREYPGHCILLQERPATIPSAQIYNSLCHNGYGEVLLSSRLFQDYMYICQDLYMPPLLSRYAEPTGPSRPVVGLDIIYDDIVDAIPCHCPSILQRWAARPRHWPSPVIVQKVVSFGACVTPVGHKGSDNKHIEWRICFNIGETELVNNLNGTQAKVYVILKMILKDLLKPTKKEITSYVLKNIILWQAENTQPTEFYERSLLHWLYDGLRQLRTAIDKKHLCYYMIPERNLMAACGLEDALQRKWVADITDMMDEGPRVILRLEKIRKAIVASPEPMLWFSQKRMEVEMLYLELQNRLTQITNENGDLDLGYLALEFYSCLNVSDVLGRIRQEGNPAIGPIDVLIRLLM, from the coding sequence ATGACCCGGCTGGGATACGGCGAGGAGATCAGACGGTGGCGAGTTGAGAAATATAGGGGGTTGGATAGGCTGAGGAATAAACGATCGACTGATGTTATTTCAATCACAGCAGGTAGCAAGGCAGAGGGACTGACCGGCTATTTTGAAAGTGATAAGGACACTTTATATATACTGAAACATGTACTCTGTGTGGAAGCTGGTACCAATCTTGACACTATACCAGATGACATAGACGTATTTAGGATGGATACACGTGAATATCCAGGACACTGTATACTTTTACAAGAGAGACCAGCTACTATTCCTTCTGCACAAATTTACAATTCTCTTTGTCATAATGGATATGGAGAAGTTCTGTTAAGCAGTCGTTTATTTCAagattatatgtatatatgtcaaGATTTATATATGCCTCCATTACTTAGTCGTTATGCTGAACCAACCGGGCCGTCGAGACCTGTTGTAGGATTAGACATTATATATGATGACATTGTAGACGCAATACCCTGTCATTGCCCCAGCATCCTCCAACGATGGGCTGCCAGACCCCGACATTGGCCGTCACCAGTCATAGTTCAGAAAGTCGTTTCATTTGGAGCTTGTGTAACCCCGGTAGGACACAAGGGAAGTGATAACAAGCACATTGAATGGCGGATTTGTTTCAACATCGGGGAGACAGAGCTAGTGAACAATCTTAATGGAACACAAGCTAAAGTCTATGTTATTCTTAAAATGATCCTCAAAGATTTACTGAAACCAACTAAAAAAGAAATAACATCGTACGTGttgaaaaacataatattatggCAAGCTGAAAACACACAACCGACAGAGTTTTATGAACGTAGCTTACTTCACTGGCTGTATGACGGTCTGAGACAGCTTAGGACTGCAATTGACAAAAAACATCTTTGCTACTACATGATTCCAGAGAGAAATTTAATGGCAGCCTGTGGGTTGGAGGATGCGCTGCAGAGAAAATGGGTAGCAGATATCACGGACATGATGGACGAAGGCCCCAGGGTAATACTTAGATTAGAGAAGATACGGAAGGCCATTGTTGCGTCACCGGAGCCGATGTTGTGGTTTAGCCAGAAAAGGATGGAGGTGGAGATGCTGTATCTGGAGTTACAAAATAGACTTACGCAAATAACCAATGAGAATGGGGACTTAGATCTTGGATATTTGGCTTTGGAGTTTTATAGTTGCCTCAACGTGAGTGACGTGTTGGGACGAATTCGTCAGGAGGGCAATCCTGCAATTGGTCCGATAGATGTTTTAATACGACTGCTAATGTAA
- the LOC127850131 gene encoding uncharacterized protein LOC127850131 isoform X3: MAEGGVVYTRSETGSDHRHSGLYSRHSRNYVESVSVEICTIMTRLGYGEEIRRWRVEKYRGLDRLRNKRSTDVISITAGSKAEGLTGYFESDKDTLYILKHVLCVEAGTNLDTIPDDIDVFRMDTREYPGHCILLQERPATIPSAQIYNSLCHNGYGEVLLSSRLFQDYMYICQDLYMPPLLSRYAEPTGPSRPVVGLDIIYDDIVDAIPCHCPSILQRWAARPRHWPSPVIVQKVVSFGACVTPVGHKGSDNKHIEWRICFNIGETELVNNLNGTQAKVYVILKMILKDLLKPTKKEITSYVLKNIILWQAENTQPTEFYERSLLHWLYDGLRQLRTAIDKKHLCYYMIPERNLMAACGLEDALQRKWVADITDMMDEGPRVILRLEKIRKAIVASPEPMLWFSQKRMEVEMLYLELQNRLTQITNENGDLDLGYLALEFYSCLNVSDVLGRIRQEGNPAIGPIDVLIRLLM; the protein is encoded by the coding sequence AATTATGTGGAAAGTGTGTCCGTGGAGATCTGTACTATAATGACCCGGCTGGGATACGGCGAGGAGATCAGACGGTGGCGAGTTGAGAAATATAGGGGGTTGGATAGGCTGAGGAATAAACGATCGACTGATGTTATTTCAATCACAGCAGGTAGCAAGGCAGAGGGACTGACCGGCTATTTTGAAAGTGATAAGGACACTTTATATATACTGAAACATGTACTCTGTGTGGAAGCTGGTACCAATCTTGACACTATACCAGATGACATAGACGTATTTAGGATGGATACACGTGAATATCCAGGACACTGTATACTTTTACAAGAGAGACCAGCTACTATTCCTTCTGCACAAATTTACAATTCTCTTTGTCATAATGGATATGGAGAAGTTCTGTTAAGCAGTCGTTTATTTCAagattatatgtatatatgtcaaGATTTATATATGCCTCCATTACTTAGTCGTTATGCTGAACCAACCGGGCCGTCGAGACCTGTTGTAGGATTAGACATTATATATGATGACATTGTAGACGCAATACCCTGTCATTGCCCCAGCATCCTCCAACGATGGGCTGCCAGACCCCGACATTGGCCGTCACCAGTCATAGTTCAGAAAGTCGTTTCATTTGGAGCTTGTGTAACCCCGGTAGGACACAAGGGAAGTGATAACAAGCACATTGAATGGCGGATTTGTTTCAACATCGGGGAGACAGAGCTAGTGAACAATCTTAATGGAACACAAGCTAAAGTCTATGTTATTCTTAAAATGATCCTCAAAGATTTACTGAAACCAACTAAAAAAGAAATAACATCGTACGTGttgaaaaacataatattatggCAAGCTGAAAACACACAACCGACAGAGTTTTATGAACGTAGCTTACTTCACTGGCTGTATGACGGTCTGAGACAGCTTAGGACTGCAATTGACAAAAAACATCTTTGCTACTACATGATTCCAGAGAGAAATTTAATGGCAGCCTGTGGGTTGGAGGATGCGCTGCAGAGAAAATGGGTAGCAGATATCACGGACATGATGGACGAAGGCCCCAGGGTAATACTTAGATTAGAGAAGATACGGAAGGCCATTGTTGCGTCACCGGAGCCGATGTTGTGGTTTAGCCAGAAAAGGATGGAGGTGGAGATGCTGTATCTGGAGTTACAAAATAGACTTACGCAAATAACCAATGAGAATGGGGACTTAGATCTTGGATATTTGGCTTTGGAGTTTTATAGTTGCCTCAACGTGAGTGACGTGTTGGGACGAATTCGTCAGGAGGGCAATCCTGCAATTGGTCCGATAGATGTTTTAATACGACTGCTAATGTAA
- the LOC127850131 gene encoding uncharacterized protein LOC127850131 isoform X4: MSTTDSVPSRSSGHSCHSQNYVESVSVEICTIMTRLGYGEEIRRWRVEKYRGLDRLRNKRSTDVISITAGSKAEGLTGYFESDKDTLYILKHVLCVEAGTNLDTIPDDIDVFRMDTREYPGHCILLQERPATIPSAQIYNSLCHNGYGEVLLSSRLFQDYMYICQDLYMPPLLSRYAEPTGPSRPVVGLDIIYDDIVDAIPCHCPSILQRWAARPRHWPSPVIVQKVVSFGACVTPVGHKGSDNKHIEWRICFNIGETELVNNLNGTQAKVYVILKMILKDLLKPTKKEITSYVLKNIILWQAENTQPTEFYERSLLHWLYDGLRQLRTAIDKKHLCYYMIPERNLMAACGLEDALQRKWVADITDMMDEGPRVILRLEKIRKAIVASPEPMLWFSQKRMEVEMLYLELQNRLTQITNENGDLDLGYLALEFYSCLNVSDVLGRIRQEGNPAIGPIDVLIRLLM, from the coding sequence AATTATGTGGAAAGTGTGTCCGTGGAGATCTGTACTATAATGACCCGGCTGGGATACGGCGAGGAGATCAGACGGTGGCGAGTTGAGAAATATAGGGGGTTGGATAGGCTGAGGAATAAACGATCGACTGATGTTATTTCAATCACAGCAGGTAGCAAGGCAGAGGGACTGACCGGCTATTTTGAAAGTGATAAGGACACTTTATATATACTGAAACATGTACTCTGTGTGGAAGCTGGTACCAATCTTGACACTATACCAGATGACATAGACGTATTTAGGATGGATACACGTGAATATCCAGGACACTGTATACTTTTACAAGAGAGACCAGCTACTATTCCTTCTGCACAAATTTACAATTCTCTTTGTCATAATGGATATGGAGAAGTTCTGTTAAGCAGTCGTTTATTTCAagattatatgtatatatgtcaaGATTTATATATGCCTCCATTACTTAGTCGTTATGCTGAACCAACCGGGCCGTCGAGACCTGTTGTAGGATTAGACATTATATATGATGACATTGTAGACGCAATACCCTGTCATTGCCCCAGCATCCTCCAACGATGGGCTGCCAGACCCCGACATTGGCCGTCACCAGTCATAGTTCAGAAAGTCGTTTCATTTGGAGCTTGTGTAACCCCGGTAGGACACAAGGGAAGTGATAACAAGCACATTGAATGGCGGATTTGTTTCAACATCGGGGAGACAGAGCTAGTGAACAATCTTAATGGAACACAAGCTAAAGTCTATGTTATTCTTAAAATGATCCTCAAAGATTTACTGAAACCAACTAAAAAAGAAATAACATCGTACGTGttgaaaaacataatattatggCAAGCTGAAAACACACAACCGACAGAGTTTTATGAACGTAGCTTACTTCACTGGCTGTATGACGGTCTGAGACAGCTTAGGACTGCAATTGACAAAAAACATCTTTGCTACTACATGATTCCAGAGAGAAATTTAATGGCAGCCTGTGGGTTGGAGGATGCGCTGCAGAGAAAATGGGTAGCAGATATCACGGACATGATGGACGAAGGCCCCAGGGTAATACTTAGATTAGAGAAGATACGGAAGGCCATTGTTGCGTCACCGGAGCCGATGTTGTGGTTTAGCCAGAAAAGGATGGAGGTGGAGATGCTGTATCTGGAGTTACAAAATAGACTTACGCAAATAACCAATGAGAATGGGGACTTAGATCTTGGATATTTGGCTTTGGAGTTTTATAGTTGCCTCAACGTGAGTGACGTGTTGGGACGAATTCGTCAGGAGGGCAATCCTGCAATTGGTCCGATAGATGTTTTAATACGACTGCTAATGTAA
- the LOC127850131 gene encoding uncharacterized protein LOC127850131 isoform X2, which translates to MAEGGVVYTRSETGSDHRHSGLYSRHSRNYVESVSVEICTIMTRLGYGEEIRRWRVEKYRGLDRLRNKRSTDVISITAGSKAEGLTGYFESDKDTLYILKHVLCVEAGTNLDTIPDDIDVFRMDTREYPGHCILLQERPATIPSAQIYNSLCHNGYGEVLLSSRLFQDYMYICQDLYMPPLLSRYAEPTGPSRPVVGLDIIYDDIVDAIPCHCPSILQRWAARPRHWPSPVIVQKVVSFGACVTPVGHKGSDNKHIEWRICFNIGETELVNNLNGTQAKVYVILKMILKDLLKPTKKEITSYVLKNIILWQAENTQPTEFYERSLLHWLYDGLRQLRTAIDKKHLCYYMIPERNLMAACGLEDALQRKWVADITDMMDEGPRVILRLEKIRKAIVASPEPMLWFSQKRMEVEMLYLELQNRLTQITNENGDLDLGYLALEFYSCLNVSDVLGRIRQEGNPAIGPIDVLIRLLM; encoded by the exons ATGGCAGAAGGAGGCGTGGTATATACGCGGTCAGAGACTGGAAGCGATCATAGACACAGCGGCCTGTACAGCCGTCACTCTCGA AATTATGTGGAAAGTGTGTCCGTGGAGATCTGTACTATAATGACCCGGCTGGGATACGGCGAGGAGATCAGACGGTGGCGAGTTGAGAAATATAGGGGGTTGGATAGGCTGAGGAATAAACGATCGACTGATGTTATTTCAATCACAGCAGGTAGCAAGGCAGAGGGACTGACCGGCTATTTTGAAAGTGATAAGGACACTTTATATATACTGAAACATGTACTCTGTGTGGAAGCTGGTACCAATCTTGACACTATACCAGATGACATAGACGTATTTAGGATGGATACACGTGAATATCCAGGACACTGTATACTTTTACAAGAGAGACCAGCTACTATTCCTTCTGCACAAATTTACAATTCTCTTTGTCATAATGGATATGGAGAAGTTCTGTTAAGCAGTCGTTTATTTCAagattatatgtatatatgtcaaGATTTATATATGCCTCCATTACTTAGTCGTTATGCTGAACCAACCGGGCCGTCGAGACCTGTTGTAGGATTAGACATTATATATGATGACATTGTAGACGCAATACCCTGTCATTGCCCCAGCATCCTCCAACGATGGGCTGCCAGACCCCGACATTGGCCGTCACCAGTCATAGTTCAGAAAGTCGTTTCATTTGGAGCTTGTGTAACCCCGGTAGGACACAAGGGAAGTGATAACAAGCACATTGAATGGCGGATTTGTTTCAACATCGGGGAGACAGAGCTAGTGAACAATCTTAATGGAACACAAGCTAAAGTCTATGTTATTCTTAAAATGATCCTCAAAGATTTACTGAAACCAACTAAAAAAGAAATAACATCGTACGTGttgaaaaacataatattatggCAAGCTGAAAACACACAACCGACAGAGTTTTATGAACGTAGCTTACTTCACTGGCTGTATGACGGTCTGAGACAGCTTAGGACTGCAATTGACAAAAAACATCTTTGCTACTACATGATTCCAGAGAGAAATTTAATGGCAGCCTGTGGGTTGGAGGATGCGCTGCAGAGAAAATGGGTAGCAGATATCACGGACATGATGGACGAAGGCCCCAGGGTAATACTTAGATTAGAGAAGATACGGAAGGCCATTGTTGCGTCACCGGAGCCGATGTTGTGGTTTAGCCAGAAAAGGATGGAGGTGGAGATGCTGTATCTGGAGTTACAAAATAGACTTACGCAAATAACCAATGAGAATGGGGACTTAGATCTTGGATATTTGGCTTTGGAGTTTTATAGTTGCCTCAACGTGAGTGACGTGTTGGGACGAATTCGTCAGGAGGGCAATCCTGCAATTGGTCCGATAGATGTTTTAATACGACTGCTAATGTAA